In a single window of the Nocardiopsis composta genome:
- a CDS encoding SAF domain-containing protein gives MPYRPALAVARHRGALGCACAALALAGALLVLRPAPEPVEQVLVAARDLSPRSPVGASDTAVRPIPRGAVPDGALPAESDPAGRSLTGPVRRGEVLTTARFADPPAADYGGGLVAVPVRIADAGAVALVEPGSRVDLLAAVPALDEGLVPGGPPPAQVVAEDRPVIAVPEPPGGALGGPPGALVVVAATAEEARGLAGYSQAGTVVLTIRG, from the coding sequence ATGCCGTACCGACCGGCTCTCGCCGTCGCCCGGCACCGCGGGGCCCTGGGCTGCGCGTGTGCCGCGCTCGCCCTCGCCGGGGCGCTGCTGGTGCTGCGCCCCGCCCCCGAACCCGTCGAACAGGTCCTGGTCGCCGCACGGGACCTCTCGCCCCGCTCCCCCGTCGGCGCGTCCGACACCGCCGTGCGCCCGATCCCGCGGGGCGCCGTGCCGGACGGCGCGCTGCCCGCGGAGAGCGACCCCGCCGGGCGGTCGCTCACCGGCCCGGTGCGCCGCGGCGAGGTGCTGACCACCGCGCGGTTCGCCGATCCGCCGGCGGCCGACTACGGCGGCGGGCTGGTCGCCGTGCCGGTGCGGATCGCCGACGCCGGCGCGGTCGCCCTGGTCGAACCGGGCTCCCGGGTCGACCTGCTGGCCGCCGTTCCGGCGCTGGACGAGGGACTGGTCCCCGGCGGGCCGCCGCCGGCGCAGGTCGTCGCAGAGGACCGCCCGGTGATCGCGGTCCCGGAGCCGCCCGGCGGGGCGCTCGGCGGGCCCCCGGGGGCGCTGGTCGTGGTCGCCGCGACGGCCGAGGAGGCCCGCGGGCTCGCCGGGTACTCCCAGGCGGGAACGGTCGTTTTAACCATTCGCGGTTGA
- the galU gene encoding UTP--glucose-1-phosphate uridylyltransferase GalU, which translates to MMDKRHSPLGITKAVVPAAGLGTRFLPATKATPKEMLPIVDKPAIQYVVEEAVGAGLGDVLMITGRNKRSIEDHFDRAYELEEALRVKGDTERLRGVRAPSELAQVHYVRQGEPRGLGHAVLCAAAHVGDEPFAVLLGDDLIGEREALLKRMIEVQAERGGSVVALMEVEPEQVSLYGCAAIEPTGDGDVVRVTDLVEKPAAEAAPSRWAVIGRYVCAPEVFGVLRQTPPGRGGEIQLTDALRELARRKPDEGGPVHGVLFRGQRYDTGNKADYLRTVVEFACARPDLADDFVPWLRDFARELPGG; encoded by the coding sequence ATGATGGATAAGCGACACTCCCCGCTCGGGATCACCAAGGCCGTCGTGCCCGCCGCCGGTCTGGGAACCCGCTTCCTGCCGGCGACCAAGGCCACCCCCAAGGAGATGCTGCCGATCGTCGACAAGCCCGCGATCCAGTACGTGGTCGAAGAGGCGGTCGGCGCCGGCCTCGGCGACGTCCTGATGATCACCGGCCGGAACAAGCGCTCCATCGAGGACCACTTCGACCGCGCCTACGAGCTGGAGGAGGCGCTGCGGGTCAAGGGCGACACCGAGCGCCTGCGCGGGGTGCGCGCCCCCAGCGAGCTCGCCCAGGTGCACTACGTCCGCCAGGGCGAGCCGCGCGGGCTCGGCCACGCGGTGCTGTGCGCCGCCGCGCATGTCGGCGACGAGCCGTTCGCGGTGCTGCTCGGCGACGACCTGATCGGCGAGCGGGAGGCCCTGCTCAAACGGATGATCGAGGTGCAGGCCGAGCGGGGCGGCAGCGTCGTCGCGCTGATGGAGGTCGAACCGGAGCAGGTGTCGCTGTACGGCTGCGCCGCCATCGAGCCGACCGGCGACGGCGACGTCGTCCGCGTCACCGACCTGGTGGAGAAGCCCGCCGCGGAGGCCGCGCCCAGCCGCTGGGCGGTGATCGGCCGCTACGTGTGCGCCCCCGAGGTGTTCGGCGTGCTGCGCCAGACCCCGCCGGGCCGCGGCGGGGAGATCCAGCTGACCGACGCGCTGCGCGAGCTCGCCCGCCGCAAGCCGGACGAGGGCGGTCCGGTGCACGGCGTGCTCTTCCGCGGCCAGCGCTACGACACCGGGAACAAGGCCGACTACCTGCGCACCGTCGTCGAGTTCGCCTGCGCCCGCCCCGACCTGGCCGACGACTTCGTGCCCTGGCTCCGCGACTTCGCCCGCGAGCTGCCCGGCGGCTGA
- the glp gene encoding molybdotransferase-like divisome protein Glp, translated as MKSVEQHIADILGVVRPVAPIELDLQRVHGAVLAEDVHSTVSLPRFDNSAMDGYAVRSADVAAAREDAPVRLPVAADIAAGDSAVHTVLSGHCARIMTGAPMPSGADAVVPVEWTDGGQAEVAIHRPAAAGNAVRPEGGDVLKGDLVLREGARIGAAEIGVLAAIGRRSAPVRPKPRVVVLATGEELVEPGEPIGPGQIWESNGYMLTAAAVDAGCAGYRHAFVGDEPGAVMAALEDVLVQADIVITTGGVSMGAYDVVKEELSRLDTMRFEKVAMEPGKPQGYGTVGEDATPVITLPGNPVSAFVSFQILVRPALQRMRGLPPEPLPAVRARLTESVASPPGRRSYRRVVLDQVQGGAVATPVARQASHQLGALAEINALAVVPEELTELPAGAETEVVLLPRP; from the coding sequence GTGAAGAGCGTCGAGCAGCACATCGCGGACATCCTCGGGGTGGTGCGCCCGGTCGCCCCCATCGAGCTCGACCTGCAGCGGGTGCACGGCGCGGTGCTCGCCGAGGACGTCCACTCCACCGTGTCGCTGCCGCGCTTCGACAACTCGGCGATGGACGGCTACGCGGTGCGCTCCGCCGACGTCGCCGCGGCCCGGGAGGACGCCCCGGTGCGGCTGCCGGTCGCCGCCGACATCGCCGCCGGGGACTCCGCCGTGCACACCGTCCTGTCCGGGCACTGCGCCCGGATCATGACCGGGGCGCCGATGCCCTCCGGCGCCGACGCGGTGGTGCCGGTCGAGTGGACCGACGGCGGGCAGGCCGAGGTGGCGATCCACCGGCCGGCCGCGGCCGGCAACGCGGTCCGCCCGGAGGGCGGCGACGTCCTCAAGGGCGACCTGGTGCTGCGCGAGGGCGCCCGGATCGGCGCCGCCGAGATCGGCGTGCTCGCCGCGATCGGCCGGCGCTCCGCCCCGGTCCGCCCCAAGCCCCGGGTGGTCGTCCTGGCCACCGGCGAGGAGCTGGTCGAGCCGGGCGAGCCGATCGGCCCCGGCCAGATCTGGGAGTCCAACGGCTACATGCTCACCGCCGCCGCGGTCGACGCGGGCTGCGCCGGCTACCGGCACGCCTTCGTCGGCGACGAGCCCGGCGCGGTCATGGCCGCCCTGGAGGACGTCCTGGTCCAAGCCGACATCGTGATCACCACCGGCGGCGTCAGCATGGGCGCCTACGACGTGGTCAAGGAGGAGCTCTCCCGGCTGGACACCATGCGCTTCGAGAAGGTCGCCATGGAGCCCGGCAAGCCGCAGGGGTACGGCACGGTCGGCGAGGACGCCACCCCCGTCATCACCCTGCCCGGCAACCCGGTCAGCGCGTTCGTCTCTTTCCAGATCCTGGTCCGCCCCGCGCTGCAGCGGATGCGGGGGCTGCCCCCGGAGCCGCTGCCCGCCGTCCGCGCCCGGCTGACCGAGAGCGTGGCCTCGCCCCCCGGGCGCCGCTCCTACCGCCGCGTCGTCCTGGACCAGGTGCAGGGCGGCGCGGTCGCCACCCCGGTCGCCCGGCAGGCCTCGCACCAGCTGGGCGCGCTCGCCGAGATCAACGCCCTGGCCGTGGTCCCCGAGGAGCTGACCGAGCTGCCCGCGGGCGCCGAGACCGAGGTCGTCCTGCTGCCCCGGCCGTGA
- a CDS encoding GNAT family N-acetyltransferase, with protein MNRIRGWPVTLAEGEVGLRPLRVRDARALRETRLRNADWLRPWEPTYPEMPLRSSSLTPYVAMLQAIRREARHGLSMPWAITVNGEFAGQLTISAIVWGSARSAQVGYWIDQARAGRGATPTAVALAVDHAFFAVGLHRIEANIRPENAASRRVAEKLGFREEGVRKRQLHIDGAWRDHICYALTTEDVPGGLLRRWRAHRDGSAAEDRS; from the coding sequence GTGAACCGGATACGCGGTTGGCCGGTCACCCTGGCGGAAGGGGAGGTCGGCCTGCGCCCGCTCCGCGTCCGCGACGCGCGGGCGCTGCGCGAGACCCGCCTGCGCAACGCCGACTGGCTGCGCCCCTGGGAGCCCACCTACCCGGAGATGCCGCTGCGCTCCTCCTCGCTCACCCCGTACGTGGCCATGCTGCAGGCCATCCGGAGGGAGGCCCGGCACGGCCTGTCCATGCCGTGGGCGATCACCGTGAACGGGGAGTTCGCCGGGCAGCTGACCATCAGCGCCATCGTGTGGGGGTCGGCCCGCTCCGCGCAGGTCGGCTACTGGATCGACCAGGCCCGCGCGGGCAGGGGTGCCACCCCCACCGCGGTCGCGCTCGCCGTCGACCATGCGTTCTTCGCCGTCGGCCTGCACCGGATCGAGGCGAACATCCGCCCGGAGAACGCCGCCAGCCGGCGTGTCGCGGAGAAGCTCGGTTTCCGCGAGGAGGGCGTGCGCAAGCGTCAGCTGCACATCGACGGCGCCTGGCGCGACCACATCTGCTACGCGCTGACCACCGAGGACGTCCCCGGCGGGCTGCTCCGGCGGTGGCGCGCGCACCGCGACGGCAGCGCCGCGGAGGACCGCTCCTGA
- the moaC gene encoding cyclic pyranopterin monophosphate synthase MoaC: MSTPHPSGFSHLDSAGRARMVDVTAKEVTARTATATGRVLVSAEVIDALRGGTVPKGDALAVARIAGIQGAKRTPDLVPLCHPIAVHGADVELTVREEDVAITATVRTADRTGVEMEALTCVMTAALGLVDMVKAIDPEAVVTDVRVEEKTGGKTGHWTRSGAGLGEGA, encoded by the coding sequence ATGTCCACACCGCACCCCTCCGGGTTCAGCCACCTCGACTCCGCGGGCCGGGCCCGCATGGTCGACGTCACCGCCAAGGAGGTCACCGCCCGCACCGCCACCGCCACCGGCCGGGTGCTGGTCTCCGCCGAGGTGATCGACGCCCTGCGCGGCGGGACCGTGCCCAAGGGCGACGCGCTCGCCGTGGCGCGGATCGCCGGCATCCAGGGCGCCAAGCGCACCCCCGACCTGGTCCCGCTCTGCCACCCGATCGCGGTGCACGGCGCCGACGTCGAGCTGACCGTGCGCGAGGAGGACGTCGCGATCACCGCGACGGTGCGCACCGCGGACCGCACCGGTGTGGAGATGGAGGCGCTGACCTGCGTGATGACCGCGGCCCTCGGCCTGGTCGACATGGTCAAGGCGATCGACCCGGAGGCCGTGGTCACCGACGTCCGGGTGGAGGAGAAGACCGGCGGCAAGACCGGCCACTGGACGCGCTCCGGCGCCGGCCTCGGGGAGGGCGCATGA
- a CDS encoding MscL family protein, which produces MEGFKKFLLQGNLVQLAVAVVIGAVFSNLITAFTEGFITPLLGIFGGVPQFGELYFEVNGSRFMYGAFIDAAISFLLTAAILYFFVVLPISKLMEKLIKQEEATTRECPRCFSEISRQADRCPNCTSEITPEKPVAAN; this is translated from the coding sequence ATGGAAGGCTTCAAGAAGTTCCTGCTCCAGGGGAACCTGGTGCAGCTGGCGGTCGCCGTGGTCATCGGCGCCGTCTTCTCCAACCTGATCACCGCGTTCACCGAAGGGTTCATCACCCCGCTGCTGGGCATCTTCGGCGGCGTCCCGCAGTTCGGCGAGCTCTACTTCGAGGTCAACGGCAGCCGGTTCATGTACGGGGCGTTCATCGACGCCGCGATCAGCTTCCTGCTGACCGCCGCGATCCTCTACTTCTTCGTGGTGCTGCCGATCAGCAAGCTGATGGAGAAGCTGATCAAGCAGGAGGAGGCCACCACCCGGGAGTGCCCGCGCTGCTTCAGCGAGATCAGCCGGCAGGCCGACCGCTGCCCCAACTGCACCTCGGAGATCACCCCGGAGAAGCCGGTCGCGGCGAACTGA
- a CDS encoding MogA/MoaB family molybdenum cofactor biosynthesis protein, translating to MTTGEPGAGAPRAVVITASNRAAAGVYPDRSGPVLVEAVRAAGLRADGPWVVPDGEPVAEALRRALDAGYDAALTTGGTGLTPTDATPEATRPLLACEIPGIPEALRAFGRDKGVPSAVLSRGLAGVAERDGHRMLVVNLPGSRGGVRDGMEVLAPVLLHAIDQMRGGDH from the coding sequence ATGACGACCGGGGAACCGGGCGCCGGTGCGCCGCGCGCCGTCGTCATCACCGCCTCCAACCGCGCCGCCGCCGGGGTGTACCCGGACCGCTCCGGCCCGGTCCTGGTGGAGGCGGTGCGCGCCGCCGGGCTGCGCGCCGACGGCCCCTGGGTGGTGCCGGACGGCGAACCGGTCGCCGAGGCGCTCCGCCGCGCGCTGGACGCCGGCTACGACGCCGCCCTCACCACCGGGGGGACCGGGCTGACCCCCACCGACGCCACCCCCGAGGCCACCCGGCCGCTGCTGGCCTGCGAGATCCCCGGCATCCCCGAGGCGCTGCGCGCCTTCGGCCGGGACAAGGGCGTGCCCTCCGCGGTGCTCTCCCGCGGGCTGGCCGGCGTCGCCGAGCGGGACGGGCACCGGATGCTGGTGGTCAACCTCCCGGGGTCGCGCGGCGGCGTCCGGGACGGCATGGAGGTGCTGGCCCCGGTGCTGCTGCACGCGATCGACCAGATGCGCGGCGGCGACCACTGA
- a CDS encoding FmdB family zinc ribbon protein — MPTYQYVCTECGEPLEVVQSFSDDALTVCPSCEGRLRKVYSAVGIVFKGSGFYRTDSAKSSDSSVLAGSAKNGSNGSSPSDSADPAPAAKDSSAGSSSNGSASSESSSSGGSSAKSADSGSSAPVAAKA, encoded by the coding sequence GTGCCTACATACCAGTACGTCTGCACCGAGTGCGGCGAGCCCCTGGAGGTCGTGCAGAGCTTCAGCGACGACGCGCTGACCGTCTGCCCCTCGTGCGAGGGGCGCCTGCGCAAGGTGTACTCGGCGGTGGGCATCGTCTTCAAGGGATCGGGTTTCTACCGGACCGACAGCGCCAAGAGCTCGGACAGCTCCGTCCTCGCCGGCTCTGCGAAGAACGGCTCCAACGGGTCGTCCCCGTCGGACTCCGCGGACCCCGCACCGGCCGCCAAGGACTCCTCCGCCGGTTCGTCCTCGAACGGCTCGGCCTCCTCCGAGTCGTCGTCCTCCGGCGGCTCCTCCGCGAAGAGCGCGGACAGCGGCTCCAGCGCCCCGGTGGCGGCCAAGGCCTGA
- a CDS encoding M15 family metallopeptidase translates to MALVLIPVGEGALAPITAPASADEDLDALAEKAEKAKEDLEEATEDYTDREKDLEAAQDELVDTLHDLQQTELELSDMREPLAEMASTLYKQPDAGVLGLMTSGTIEQDLHVDSYVGKLAEDKDALIEEANDLRDEQVDLTNQAQKLQSETQLAKVELRGDLDALKKQSEESTDELTKELKDRGLDVDAYMAGVECDAEKGRAAKDYPNGLLPQGALCELPQGDHFLRADAAVDFMKMDQAYQDEFGSPMCVTSSYRDLPNQHRVYAEQPPGNAAVPGTSNHGLGQAIDLCGGVQSQGSPQFNWLEANSREYGWFHPAWAYSNPFEPWHWEYER, encoded by the coding sequence ATGGCGCTGGTGCTGATCCCGGTGGGCGAGGGCGCGCTGGCGCCGATCACCGCACCCGCCTCGGCCGACGAGGACCTCGACGCCCTGGCCGAGAAGGCCGAGAAGGCCAAGGAGGACCTGGAGGAGGCCACCGAGGACTACACCGACCGGGAGAAGGACCTCGAGGCCGCCCAGGACGAGCTCGTCGACACCCTGCACGACCTGCAGCAGACCGAGCTGGAGCTGAGCGACATGCGCGAGCCGCTCGCGGAGATGGCCAGCACCCTGTACAAGCAGCCCGACGCCGGCGTGCTGGGCCTGATGACCTCCGGCACCATCGAGCAGGACCTGCACGTCGACTCCTACGTCGGCAAGCTCGCCGAGGACAAGGACGCGCTCATCGAGGAGGCCAACGACCTCCGCGACGAGCAGGTGGACCTGACCAACCAGGCCCAGAAGCTGCAGTCCGAGACCCAGCTGGCCAAGGTCGAGCTCCGGGGCGACCTGGACGCGCTCAAGAAGCAGTCCGAGGAGAGCACCGACGAGCTCACCAAGGAGCTGAAGGACCGCGGGCTGGACGTGGACGCCTACATGGCCGGCGTGGAGTGCGACGCGGAGAAGGGCAGGGCGGCCAAGGACTACCCCAACGGCCTGCTGCCGCAGGGCGCGCTCTGCGAGCTGCCCCAGGGCGACCACTTCCTGCGCGCCGACGCCGCCGTCGACTTCATGAAGATGGACCAGGCCTACCAGGACGAGTTCGGCAGCCCGATGTGCGTCACCAGCTCCTACCGCGACCTGCCCAACCAGCACCGGGTCTACGCCGAGCAGCCGCCCGGCAACGCCGCGGTCCCCGGCACCAGCAACCACGGCCTGGGGCAGGCCATCGACCTGTGCGGCGGCGTGCAGAGCCAGGGCAGTCCGCAGTTCAACTGGCTGGAGGCCAACTCCAGGGAGTACGGCTGGTTCCACCCGGCCTGGGCCTACTCCAACCCGTTCGAGCCCTGGCACTGGGAGTACGAGCGCTAG
- a CDS encoding 5-formyltetrahydrofolate cyclo-ligase: MNAAPEPAAPRASGTKAELRRRLLAAREETTEAERDRAGSAIRDAVAVLPQLSMGGTVAAYYSVGTEPDTRKLVATLWKQGVYVLLPVFLPGGALDWAAYEGPDSLAPARFGLLEPTGPRYGTEAVARAAAVVCPALAVDRAGRRLGKGAGCYDRALSLVGPNTLTLGVIYDTEFLDEVPAEPHDRAVQGVVTPGGGVRML, from the coding sequence ATGAACGCTGCACCCGAGCCCGCCGCTCCGCGGGCCTCCGGCACCAAGGCCGAGCTGCGCCGGCGGCTGCTCGCCGCCCGGGAGGAGACGACCGAGGCCGAGCGGGACCGCGCCGGGTCCGCGATCCGCGACGCGGTCGCGGTCCTGCCGCAGCTGTCGATGGGCGGCACGGTCGCCGCCTACTACTCGGTGGGCACCGAGCCGGACACCCGCAAGCTGGTCGCCACGCTGTGGAAGCAGGGCGTCTACGTGCTGCTGCCGGTCTTCCTGCCCGGCGGGGCGCTGGACTGGGCCGCCTACGAGGGGCCGGACAGCCTGGCGCCGGCCCGGTTCGGGCTGCTGGAGCCGACCGGGCCGCGGTACGGCACGGAGGCGGTGGCGCGGGCGGCCGCGGTGGTGTGCCCGGCGCTCGCGGTGGACCGGGCCGGCCGGCGGCTGGGCAAGGGGGCCGGCTGCTACGACCGGGCGCTCTCCCTGGTCGGCCCGAACACCCTCACACTCGGTGTGATCTATGACACGGAATTCCTGGACGAGGTTCCGGCGGAGCCGCACGATCGCGCGGTGCAGGGGGTCGTCACGCCCGGCGGCGGGGTGCGGATGCTCTGA